A genomic window from Terrisporobacter glycolicus ATCC 14880 = DSM 1288 includes:
- a CDS encoding YitT family protein, whose amino-acid sequence MKSALKFNEVIILMVGCLFMAVSINMFLNPHNIAPGGLTGVSIIINTLTGLPIWLINITFDIPLFLFAFRILGKKDASKTLLGIIFLTASLKITENLGNINVTNDVLLSSISGGIVLGIALGLIFRINGSTGGTDLIGILANKAFPSLSVPTLMGFADGCIVALSGIVSKNIEVALYSAIALYIIVKVSDIIVEGINTSTSFTIISDKYMEIGRAITDELQRGATILKGQGLYTGSEKNVLLVVVSKKEVITLKKLVKHTDPYAFIIITDIFEALGEGFKPM is encoded by the coding sequence ATGAAATCAGCGTTAAAGTTTAATGAAGTAATTATTTTAATGGTAGGCTGTTTATTCATGGCAGTTTCCATAAATATGTTCTTAAATCCTCATAATATTGCACCAGGAGGACTTACAGGTGTGTCAATTATTATTAATACCTTAACTGGCTTGCCAATTTGGCTAATAAACATAACTTTTGATATACCTTTATTCCTATTTGCTTTTCGAATTCTTGGAAAAAAAGATGCCTCAAAAACATTACTTGGCATAATATTCCTTACTGCATCATTGAAAATAACAGAAAATCTAGGAAATATTAATGTTACTAATGACGTACTTTTATCTTCAATTTCTGGAGGAATCGTACTTGGAATAGCTTTAGGACTTATATTTAGAATAAACGGAAGTACTGGAGGTACTGATTTAATAGGAATTTTGGCAAATAAGGCTTTTCCTTCCCTTAGTGTGCCTACACTTATGGGATTTGCAGATGGTTGTATTGTCGCTTTATCAGGTATTGTTAGCAAAAATATTGAAGTTGCTCTTTATTCTGCCATAGCTTTATATATAATAGTAAAAGTTAGCGACATAATAGTTGAAGGTATTAATACTTCCACATCTTTTACTATTATTTCTGATAAATATATGGAAATTGGAAGGGCTATAACAGATGAATTGCAAAGAGGTGCCACTATCTTAAAAGGACAAGGATTATATACTGGAAGTGAAAAAAATGTACTTCTTGTTGTTGTTTCAAAAAAAGAAGTTATTACATTAAAAAAGCTTGTTAAACATACAGACCCATATGCATTTATAATAATTACAGATATTTTTGAAGCATTAGGTGAAGGATTTAAACCAATGTAA
- a CDS encoding BCCT family transporter — protein MFSRSEIYRSGTKRHKNRNYVLIFSLLLTATVVTVGILLPEKFNYISTKLFNVLVDKFSPMYLMLMLGIFFFSLYLAFSKYGDIKLGKENDKPEFSNVVWFSMLFGAGMGIGLVFFGAWEPMSHFVNPLNAVGGSEDAIRFAIEQSFIHWGVMSWVSYAVIGVSLAYFQFRKGRKGLISSTLDPILENNKYKNSIKLIVDVLAIFITVIGVAASMGLGTMQIGGGVEYLFGIKNTFKLQLLIILVITVIYIWTAVGGLDKGMKQLSNINLTLATILVVGCFFVGPTSKIMNTFVNGVGDYVNYFVSQSLFINPITSNEWVYKWRIFYWAYWISWSPFVGVFIARISKGRTIREFILGVIIVPSIICMFWFVIFGMMGMDLGYEFAKDAIICTDTSLFKVFSHYKGGFIFSITAIFLLFTFFITSANSAIYVLSMFTSRGSLNPKNINKIIWGVIQALFAIVFIMLGGLDILQRFAIVVSFPFAFVIVAIGIALVKELKKEKCRKS, from the coding sequence ATGTTTTCAAGATCAGAGATCTATAGAAGTGGGACAAAGAGACATAAAAACAGAAACTATGTTCTGATATTTTCTTTGTTATTAACAGCCACAGTGGTAACTGTAGGTATTTTATTGCCGGAGAAATTTAATTACATATCAACAAAGTTATTCAATGTACTTGTAGATAAATTTAGTCCCATGTATCTTATGCTTATGCTAGGGATTTTTTTCTTTTCTTTGTATTTAGCTTTCAGCAAATACGGGGATATAAAGTTAGGAAAGGAGAATGATAAACCAGAATTTAGTAATGTGGTTTGGTTTTCCATGTTGTTTGGGGCTGGAATGGGTATAGGTTTAGTATTTTTTGGAGCATGGGAGCCAATGAGTCATTTTGTAAATCCCCTAAATGCAGTAGGTGGCAGTGAGGATGCAATTAGGTTTGCTATTGAACAAAGTTTTATTCACTGGGGTGTGATGTCCTGGGTTTCTTATGCAGTTATAGGAGTTTCTTTGGCCTATTTTCAATTTAGAAAAGGAAGAAAAGGACTTATTAGTTCTACTTTAGATCCTATTTTGGAAAATAATAAATACAAAAATTCCATAAAACTAATAGTAGATGTGCTTGCTATTTTTATTACAGTAATAGGCGTAGCAGCATCTATGGGACTGGGAACTATGCAAATTGGAGGAGGCGTGGAGTATTTATTTGGAATAAAAAATACCTTTAAACTTCAACTTCTTATTATATTAGTAATAACAGTAATTTACATATGGACAGCTGTTGGTGGATTAGACAAAGGAATGAAACAATTATCAAACATAAATTTAACTTTGGCAACAATTCTTGTTGTGGGGTGCTTTTTTGTAGGTCCTACTTCAAAGATTATGAATACATTTGTAAATGGTGTAGGCGACTATGTTAATTATTTTGTGTCACAAAGTTTATTTATAAATCCTATTACTAGTAATGAATGGGTATACAAGTGGAGGATTTTTTATTGGGCTTATTGGATTTCTTGGTCACCATTTGTAGGAGTTTTTATAGCTAGAATTTCAAAAGGAAGAACTATAAGAGAGTTTATTTTGGGAGTTATTATAGTTCCTTCTATTATATGTATGTTTTGGTTTGTAATTTTTGGAATGATGGGCATGGATTTAGGCTATGAGTTTGCAAAGGATGCAATTATATGTACTGATACTAGTTTATTTAAAGTATTTTCTCATTATAAAGGTGGATTTATATTTTCCATAACTGCCATATTCTTGTTGTTTACTTTTTTTATTACTTCAGCAAACTCAGCAATATATGTGCTAAGCATGTTTACATCTAGAGGAAGTTTAAATCCTAAGAACATAAATAAAATAATTTGGGGAGTTATTCAAGCTTTATTTGCCATTGTATTTATAATGCTGGGAGGGCTGGATATACTCCAAAGATTTGCTATAGTAGTGTCTTTCCCTTTCGCCTTCGTTATTGTAGCCATTGGAATTGCTTTGGTTAAAGAACTCAAAAAAGAAAAATGTCGAAAAAGTTAG
- a CDS encoding WYL domain-containing protein — protein sequence MEKVSNNIKFCTFINILRTYSSEDVSISIKEINKHMKEKLGVTLDRRTMYAYIKDMRQIGLTVSDYDKETEGYFLYDFFFKEYELKLLMDSVKSSKFITKKKTEELLEKISTLNFIYRGRIVESNVFIDETSKAINEGIYSNIELIDKAIMKNKKITFIYCYKKCSQGLICSKKYKNQGGIFKVNPISMINDHENYYLVSIQNNFEKFNYYNIENITSIEILEEEIDNPTFIEKYKYGTNTSEDMEKIITEDLKEYVRIGGSNGGKY from the coding sequence ATGGAAAAAGTAAGCAATAATATTAAATTCTGCACTTTTATTAATATTTTGAGAACTTATTCTAGTGAAGATGTCTCCATATCCATAAAAGAAATAAACAAACATATGAAAGAGAAGCTTGGTGTTACTTTGGACAGGAGAACTATGTATGCTTATATTAAAGATATGAGGCAGATTGGTCTGACAGTTAGTGATTACGATAAAGAAACAGAGGGGTATTTTCTTTATGACTTTTTTTTCAAAGAATATGAGTTGAAACTTTTAATGGATTCAGTGAAATCAAGCAAATTTATCACCAAGAAAAAAACGGAAGAACTTCTAGAAAAAATAAGTACACTTAATTTTATTTACAGGGGTAGAATCGTTGAAAGTAATGTATTTATTGATGAGACTTCTAAAGCTATAAATGAGGGGATTTATAGTAATATTGAACTTATCGATAAAGCAATTATGAAAAATAAAAAAATTACTTTCATCTATTGTTACAAGAAGTGTAGTCAGGGGTTAATTTGCAGTAAAAAATATAAAAATCAGGGGGGGATTTTTAAAGTCAATCCAATAAGCATGATAAACGATCATGAAAACTATTATCTAGTATCTATTCAGAACAACTTCGAGAAATTCAATTATTACAACATAGAAAATATAACCTCCATAGAAATTTTAGAAGAGGAAATTGATAATCCAACGTTTATAGAAAAATATAAATATGGAACTAATACTTCTGAAGATATGGAAAAAATTATTACAGAAGATCTAAAAGAATACGTGAGAATTGGAGGGAGTAATGGAGGCAAGTATTAA
- a CDS encoding YveK family protein — MEASINLREYLDMFKRRKLIVILTMIACLALGAYKTYQNYISYVPTYSSNITVRINTSKELMKKKNSKKDEGTEIVDPYSTYNVAQNQNIATSYKSLASSPNVANIIASSLKVSSSDVGSISVTQREETTDFLDITVISESREMAKKVAEKVPEAFNEELIRLVGIDCVEVVYDASEASLIGRSRDLTLFKFAAIGIVLSIFFVLLRECLDTKIVTPDDVNKYWNYQLIGTIPLDRDSSKGKHR, encoded by the coding sequence ATGGAGGCAAGTATTAACTTAAGAGAATATTTGGACATGTTTAAAAGAAGAAAACTTATAGTTATTTTGACAATGATTGCATGTTTGGCCTTAGGTGCGTACAAAACTTACCAAAACTATATAAGTTATGTACCAACATATAGCTCAAATATAACTGTAAGAATAAATACTTCTAAAGAATTAATGAAAAAGAAAAACAGTAAAAAAGATGAAGGCACAGAAATTGTAGATCCATATTCAACATATAATGTGGCACAAAATCAGAATATTGCGACATCATATAAATCGTTGGCATCATCGCCAAATGTAGCAAATATAATAGCAAGTTCACTAAAGGTATCATCATCAGATGTGGGAAGCATAAGTGTTACACAGAGAGAAGAAACAACTGATTTTTTAGATATTACTGTAATAAGTGAAAGTCGTGAAATGGCAAAAAAAGTTGCTGAAAAGGTACCAGAAGCTTTTAATGAGGAATTAATAAGACTTGTAGGAATTGACTGTGTTGAAGTAGTATACGATGCATCAGAGGCATCATTAATAGGAAGATCAAGGGATTTGACCTTATTTAAGTTTGCAGCAATAGGAATTGTATTATCTATATTCTTTGTTTTACTTAGAGAATGTTTAGACACAAAAATTGTTACACCAGATGATGTAAACAAATACTGGAATTATCAATTAATAGGAACTATTCCTTTAGATAGAGATTCTTCCAAAGGAAAGCATCGTTAA
- a CDS encoding CpsD/CapB family tyrosine-protein kinase codes for MLGLYDSGSFEVNEAYREIRTNISLNTDLKTIVFTSAEMNEGKTTTVCSIAKCFSDLENHRILLIDCDFRKKSVANTLEIDNKKGIADVIMNDMDMKECIKKVDEFDVLTCGISPSNTSVLLESKKFRDAIESLKGDYDYIFIDSPPLGRLNDAAILARYSDGTIIVNASESIDQQMAKVTKDKLEKVNANVIGVVLNKFKSDDHKYYKYYGYYEEEKKRSFFKRRKRR; via the coding sequence ATGTTAGGATTATATGACAGTGGAAGCTTTGAAGTTAATGAAGCTTACAGAGAAATAAGAACTAATATTTCATTGAATACTGATTTAAAAACCATAGTTTTTACCAGTGCTGAAATGAATGAAGGAAAAACTACTACAGTATGTTCCATAGCAAAATGTTTCTCTGATTTAGAAAATCATAGAATTCTCCTAATTGACTGCGATTTTAGGAAGAAATCAGTTGCTAATACTCTAGAAATAGATAATAAAAAGGGAATAGCAGACGTAATAATGAATGATATGGACATGAAAGAATGTATAAAAAAGGTGGATGAATTTGACGTATTAACTTGTGGGATATCACCGTCCAATACTTCAGTTTTATTAGAATCAAAAAAATTTAGAGATGCTATAGAAAGTCTAAAAGGGGATTATGATTATATTTTTATAGACTCTCCGCCACTGGGAAGACTTAACGATGCAGCCATCTTAGCAAGGTATTCAGATGGAACAATAATAGTAAATGCGTCAGAAAGTATAGACCAACAAATGGCAAAGGTAACAAAAGATAAACTGGAGAAGGTTAATGCAAATGTTATAGGAGTAGTACTTAACAAGTTTAAATCAGATGATCACAAATATTACAAATATTATGGGTATTATGAAGAGGAAAAGAAAAGGTCATTTTTTAAAAGGAGAAAAAGAAGATAA
- a CDS encoding polysaccharide biosynthesis protein produces MGAKILEKINYYSKEYGDFRYRQGVLLISDTIIFIGAFIISLSATMSISYLQQNILLPLIIMIIVCLTIFSISGIYRTLWSTSVDREIIMILLSTIISTFSYFIIFKIKNINYDVIFYVINALFIHLGMCSIRILYRTARKALLYFRLNENMENRMKVLIVGAGSAGNLILKEMFENPQLNMYPVGIIDDNKKKLGKSYYNVPVIGTTDDIEQIARSFDIDEIIFSIAKIARKRKREIMQICKKTSCKIKTIPGIYELIDGKVSIKNIREVNIEDLLGRESIKIADKEVLHFLKGKKVLVTGAGGSIGSELCRQISALNPRELILVDIYENNVYELQQELIRKYKNLDLKVLIASVRDKNRMEEIFINYQPEIVFHAAAHKHVPLMEDSPCEAIKNNVFGTLNMAELSAKYKVKRFVLISTDKAVNPTNIMGASKRCCEMIVQTLNKSSETEFVAVRFGNVLGSNGSVVPLFKKQIEEGGPVKVTHPEITRFFMTITEAVSLVLEAGAIARGGEIFVLNMGEPVKILDLAKNLIILSGLEPDVDIKIEFTGLRPGEKLYEEILMDEEGLRDTVKDKIYVGQPIEVNEGEFFDRLRHLQDVAEREYGEEVRYVIKELVPTYIIKEEREDKTVVTV; encoded by the coding sequence ATGGGGGCTAAAATTTTAGAGAAAATCAATTACTACAGTAAAGAGTATGGTGACTTTAGGTATAGACAGGGGGTCTTACTAATATCGGATACCATAATCTTCATTGGGGCTTTTATCATATCTTTATCAGCTACCATGAGCATTTCATATTTACAACAAAATATATTATTACCATTAATAATAATGATAATAGTATGTCTAACAATATTTTCAATATCCGGAATTTATAGAACATTATGGTCTACCAGTGTAGACAGGGAAATAATAATGATTTTATTATCTACCATAATCTCAACTTTTTCATATTTTATTATTTTTAAAATAAAGAATATTAACTATGATGTAATTTTTTATGTAATAAATGCCTTATTTATTCATTTGGGGATGTGTAGTATAAGAATTTTATATAGAACAGCAAGAAAAGCATTACTTTATTTTAGATTAAATGAAAATATGGAAAATAGAATGAAAGTATTGATAGTTGGAGCAGGATCAGCAGGTAATCTTATTTTAAAAGAAATGTTTGAAAATCCACAGCTGAACATGTATCCTGTGGGTATAATTGATGACAATAAAAAGAAACTAGGAAAATCTTATTACAATGTACCTGTAATAGGAACAACTGATGATATAGAGCAAATAGCACGAAGCTTTGATATTGATGAGATTATTTTTAGTATAGCTAAAATAGCAAGAAAAAGAAAAAGAGAGATTATGCAAATTTGCAAAAAAACAAGTTGCAAAATAAAGACCATACCAGGAATTTATGAACTTATTGATGGAAAAGTTAGTATAAAAAACATTAGAGAAGTGAACATAGAAGATTTACTAGGAAGAGAAAGTATAAAAATCGCTGATAAAGAAGTGCTTCACTTTTTAAAGGGGAAAAAAGTGTTAGTAACAGGAGCAGGGGGATCCATTGGATCAGAGCTTTGTAGACAAATATCTGCCTTAAATCCTAGAGAGTTAATTTTAGTAGATATCTATGAAAATAATGTATACGAACTTCAACAAGAATTAATAAGAAAATATAAAAATCTGGACTTAAAGGTTTTGATTGCATCTGTAAGAGACAAAAACAGAATGGAAGAAATTTTTATAAACTACCAGCCGGAAATAGTATTCCATGCTGCAGCACATAAACATGTACCTCTTATGGAAGATAGTCCTTGTGAAGCCATAAAAAACAACGTGTTCGGAACGTTGAATATGGCAGAGCTTTCAGCAAAATATAAGGTAAAAAGATTTGTATTAATCTCTACAGATAAAGCAGTGAATCCAACAAATATAATGGGTGCAAGTAAAAGGTGTTGCGAAATGATAGTGCAAACTCTAAACAAAAGCAGTGAAACAGAGTTTGTGGCAGTAAGATTTGGCAACGTTCTAGGAAGTAATGGTTCTGTAGTTCCTCTATTCAAAAAACAAATAGAAGAAGGAGGACCAGTAAAAGTAACTCATCCAGAAATCACAAGATTTTTTATGACAATTACAGAGGCAGTTTCGTTGGTGTTGGAAGCAGGAGCTATCGCTAGGGGTGGCGAAATCTTCGTGCTAAACATGGGGGAACCAGTGAAAATTTTGGATCTAGCAAAAAATCTTATTATACTTAGTGGTTTGGAGCCAGACGTGGATATAAAAATTGAATTCACAGGACTTAGACCGGGAGAAAAGTTATATGAAGAAATACTTATGGACGAAGAAGGTTTAAGAGACACAGTAAAAGATAAAATTTATGTTGGACAACCTATTGAAGTTAACGAAGGGGAGTTTTTTGATAGGTTAAGACATTTACAAGATGTGGCAGAAAGAGAATATGGAGAAGAAGTTAGGTATGTAATAAAAGAGTTAGTACCTACTTACATAATAAAAGAAGAAAGAGAAGACAAGACAGTGGTGACAGTATAA
- a CDS encoding sugar transferase — MYKIIKRDLDIIFSLLLLIIGGIFLIIIGLVIKIDSPGPALFKQERLGLDGEVFKIYKFRSMCQGAEQKGTGVYSLKGDSRVTRVGKVVRATSIDELPQLINILKGEMSFIGPRPTLTYHPWKLEEYTEKQIQRFELRPGVTGLAQINGRKDLPWDERILYDVEYVRNLSLMLDLKILLKTIVKVFKMSDNVNTYETANNK, encoded by the coding sequence GTGTATAAGATAATAAAAAGGGATTTGGATATTATCTTTTCTTTATTACTCTTAATAATTGGAGGAATCTTCTTAATAATAATAGGGTTAGTTATTAAGATAGATTCTCCAGGACCTGCATTATTTAAACAGGAAAGATTGGGGTTAGATGGAGAAGTATTTAAAATTTATAAATTTCGTTCTATGTGTCAAGGGGCTGAACAAAAAGGAACGGGAGTATATTCACTAAAAGGGGATTCAAGGGTAACTAGAGTAGGCAAAGTTGTTAGAGCTACTAGTATAGATGAGTTACCACAACTGATTAATATACTAAAAGGGGAAATGAGTTTTATAGGTCCAAGACCTACCTTAACTTATCATCCTTGGAAATTAGAAGAATATACAGAAAAACAAATACAAAGGTTTGAGCTTAGACCAGGAGTTACTGGATTAGCTCAAATAAATGGAAGAAAAGATCTACCTTGGGATGAAAGAATACTTTATGATGTGGAATATGTTAGAAATTTAAGTCTTATGCTTGATTTGAAAATATTGCTAAAAACTATAGTAAAAGTATTTAAAATGAGTGATAATGTGAACACATATGAAACAGCAAATAATAAGTAG
- a CDS encoding aldolase/citrate lyase family protein, which yields MLNLMYITNKTEVAKIADKNGVDRIFVDLEVIGKKERQCGLDTVQSKHTLDDIKKIKNCINKSQLLVRSNQIHDNSKEEINTIVDNGADIIMLPYFKTIEEVEYFISLVNGRCKTMLLVETAEAVESIDEILNIYGIDEVHIGLNDLHLAYKMKFMFELLADGTVESLCKKFENKNIPYGFGGIAGIGEGALPAERIIQEHYRLGSTRAILSRSFCNTEKIKDLGIINEIFTTGLRKIRTFENRIDEENFEQNKILIKEIVEGIVYNKSI from the coding sequence TTGTTAAATTTAATGTATATAACTAACAAAACGGAAGTTGCAAAGATTGCAGATAAAAATGGGGTAGATAGAATATTTGTAGATCTTGAAGTTATAGGTAAAAAAGAAAGACAATGTGGATTGGATACAGTTCAATCCAAACATACTTTAGATGATATAAAGAAAATCAAAAATTGTATAAATAAAAGTCAATTACTTGTAAGGTCAAACCAAATACATGATAACTCAAAAGAAGAAATTAATACAATAGTTGACAACGGAGCAGATATTATAATGCTTCCTTATTTTAAAACTATTGAAGAAGTTGAGTATTTTATAAGCTTAGTAAATGGCAGATGTAAAACAATGCTTTTAGTTGAAACAGCAGAGGCGGTAGAGTCTATAGATGAAATACTAAATATTTATGGAATAGATGAGGTTCATATAGGATTAAATGATTTACATCTAGCTTATAAAATGAAATTTATGTTTGAACTTTTAGCAGATGGTACTGTAGAATCGCTCTGTAAGAAATTTGAAAATAAAAATATACCTTATGGGTTTGGTGGAATTGCAGGTATTGGGGAGGGCGCACTTCCAGCAGAAAGAATAATACAAGAGCATTATAGATTAGGATCTACAAGAGCAATACTATCTAGAAGCTTTTGTAACACAGAAAAAATAAAAGACTTAGGCATAATTAATGAGATATTTACTACAGGATTAAGAAAAATACGCACTTTTGAAAATAGAATAGATGAAGAAAACTTTGAGCAGAATAAAATCTTAATCAAAGAAATAGTAGAAGGCATAGTTTATAATAAGTCAATTTAG
- a CDS encoding NAD(P)-dependent oxidoreductase: MKLLLTGAVDYTASQLKFLKNMGFKIKFVQDERRKIDFDVSEVEAVVCNGLFLYNDIERFTSLKHIQLTSAGLDRVPLDYINGKKINLYNAKDIYSIPMAEWAVLKVLEIYKSSNFFRKNQENKEWEKKRDLIELTDKVVTIVGCGNVGLEVAKRFKAFGTIVYGVGRRKIESPYIDEGFTLSELEEVLKKSDIVILSIALTESTKYLFNNERFNVMKDDAVLINISRGEVIQERDLEGALDNGKFMGVALDVMEQEPLPRVSKLWENDRVIITPHNSFVSDKCKERLFRSICNNLRSLKEGEMIDAC; this comes from the coding sequence ATGAAGCTATTATTAACAGGGGCAGTTGACTATACGGCTAGTCAATTGAAATTTTTAAAGAATATGGGGTTTAAAATAAAATTTGTCCAGGACGAAAGGCGAAAGATTGATTTTGATGTAAGTGAAGTCGAAGCAGTAGTATGTAATGGACTTTTTTTATATAACGATATAGAAAGATTTACAAGCTTAAAACATATACAATTAACTAGTGCAGGTCTAGATAGAGTTCCACTTGATTATATAAATGGAAAGAAAATTAATTTATATAATGCTAAGGATATTTATAGCATCCCCATGGCAGAATGGGCAGTACTGAAGGTTTTAGAGATTTATAAAAGTAGTAACTTTTTTAGAAAAAATCAAGAGAATAAAGAATGGGAAAAGAAAAGAGACTTGATAGAGCTGACAGATAAAGTTGTTACCATAGTGGGGTGTGGTAATGTAGGTTTGGAAGTAGCTAAAAGATTTAAAGCTTTTGGAACAATAGTATATGGTGTCGGAAGAAGAAAGATTGAATCACCATATATTGATGAAGGTTTTACATTAAGTGAATTAGAGGAGGTATTAAAAAAAAGTGATATAGTGATTCTTTCTATAGCATTAACGGAAAGTACGAAGTATTTGTTTAATAATGAAAGATTTAATGTTATGAAAGATGATGCAGTACTTATAAATATATCAAGAGGAGAAGTTATTCAGGAAAGAGATCTGGAGGGAGCACTTGATAATGGTAAATTTATGGGAGTGGCACTTGATGTTATGGAGCAGGAACCTTTACCTAGAGTTAGTAAGCTTTGGGAGAATGATAGGGTTATTATTACTCCCCATAATTCCTTTGTATCTGATAAGTGTAAGGAAAGGTTATTTAGAAGTATTTGTAATAATTTGCGTAGTTTGAAAGAAGGTGAAATGATAGATGCATGCTAA
- a CDS encoding glycosyltransferase family 4 protein — MSKKILFVATVQSHICQFHLPIMEMLKEEGFEVHVAARDNLAEKNGLQMKYSDKVYNIPFERSPFNKSNILAYKILSGILKKENYDMIHCNTPVGSIVTRLAAIKFRKNSLRVIYTAHGFHFYKGAPIKNWILYYPIEKIMAYLTDDLITITKEDYDLAIRKKFKCNVHHIHGVGVNSNKFKQISEEDKSKLRYKKGYNDEFTILCTGELNTNKNQVTLVKSMVEIVKCYPDTKLLLAGNGPSHDELEVLIKSLGLEKNIELLGYKTDLEDYVNLCDLVVSASFREGMPLNIMEGMICGKPIIASDNRGHRELIHNKENGVLVEASNIKGFCQEICKLIKDIKIRGNYCNKSLIYIKPYDIKNVKNRMSNLYSK; from the coding sequence ATGAGCAAAAAGATACTATTTGTAGCTACAGTACAAAGTCATATTTGTCAATTTCATTTACCTATTATGGAAATGCTGAAAGAAGAAGGATTTGAAGTGCATGTTGCAGCTAGAGATAATTTAGCAGAAAAAAATGGTCTTCAAATGAAATATTCAGATAAAGTTTATAATATACCATTTGAAAGATCACCTTTTAATAAAAGTAATATTTTGGCTTATAAAATATTAAGTGGCATATTAAAAAAAGAAAATTATGATATGATTCATTGCAATACACCTGTAGGTAGCATAGTTACTAGGTTAGCGGCTATAAAGTTTAGAAAAAATAGTTTAAGAGTTATATATACTGCTCATGGATTTCATTTTTATAAAGGTGCACCTATTAAAAATTGGATTTTGTATTATCCTATAGAAAAAATTATGGCATATTTAACAGATGATTTAATAACCATTACAAAAGAAGACTATGATTTGGCTATACGTAAAAAATTTAAGTGTAATGTTCATCATATACATGGTGTTGGTGTGAATAGCAATAAATTTAAACAAATATCAGAAGAAGATAAAAGTAAACTTAGATATAAAAAAGGATATAATGATGAATTTACAATTTTATGCACTGGAGAGTTGAATACAAATAAAAACCAAGTAACATTAGTTAAATCAATGGTAGAAATAGTTAAGTGCTATCCTGATACAAAATTATTACTAGCAGGTAATGGACCAAGTCATGACGAGTTAGAAGTGTTAATTAAATCGTTAGGTCTAGAAAAAAATATTGAGTTATTAGGGTATAAGACAGATTTAGAAGATTATGTTAATTTATGTGACTTAGTTGTATCAGCAAGTTTTAGAGAGGGTATGCCACTTAATATTATGGAAGGTATGATTTGTGGAAAGCCTATTATAGCATCAGATAATAGGGGACATAGGGAGTTAATTCATAATAAAGAAAATGGAGTATTAGTAGAGGCTAGTAATATTAAAGGTTTTTGTCAAGAAATATGCAAACTAATTAAGGATATTAAAATACGAGGTAATTATTGTAATAAGTCTCTAATTTATATTAAACCATACGATATTAAAAATGTAAAAAATAGAATGAGTAATTTATATAGTAAATGA